GGGGGCGGTGGGCCTGGCCTTACGTCGCCTGGCTGCAGGCGGTGGTGGCCACCACGGGCAGCCTGTATTTCAGCGAAGTGATGCATCTGCCCCCCTGCACCCTGTGCTGGTACCAGCGCCTCATGATGTACCCGCTGGTCTTTGTGCTGCTGGTCAGTCTGCTCACACAGGACACGCGCCTGCGCGCCTACAGTCTGCCGCTCTCGGTCACGGGGCTGCTGATTGCCGCATACCACAACCTGCTGTACTACGGGGTCATTCCCGAGGGCCTGACCCAGTGTGCGGCAGGCGTGTCCTGCAC
Above is a window of Deinococcus reticulitermitis DNA encoding:
- a CDS encoding disulfide oxidoreductase — protein: MQISSGGRWAWPYVAWLQAVVATTGSLYFSEVMHLPPCTLCWYQRLMMYPLVFVLLVSLLTQDTRLRAYSLPLSVTGLLIAAYHNLLYYGVIPEGLTQCAAGVSCTARQLEWLGFITIPLLSLTAFTVITLSLLLTKPRGTA